In Spirosoma sp. KUDC1026, the sequence CCACCGCAACGATACAGTCCCAGAACGCATCCCAGCTGACACCGTACCAGTCGGGAAACTGGAGTTCGGTTTTGAACAGCTGATGCAGATCTGCTTTGGTGGTTATTCCGGTTAAATCGATGGTCATGGTGTCTTTGTATGAAACTGTCTGGTCAGGCTATAACCTTATCCAGACCGAATTGGTCAGAGAAATCAGCTGAAAGCAACTGCCGGTTTAAACCAACAGGGGTTAAATCGGGTCCGTATCACTACCTAACCGCTGTTGGGTATCAAATCCGGCGGGCAGGCTGTACCCGGTTGAACAGACACCGGACAAAACACGATCCTAAACCTTATGATTATGAAAAACGTCGTTGCAGGCTGGGTATTCCTGACGCTACTCGGGTTGGTCGCCCGCGCTAACGCCCAACCCAGTCAGGTACGTACCATTTCGGGAACGGTCACCGAAGAGACCACCCAGACCCCGCTGCCGGGTGTCGTCGTGGTCATCAAAGGCACGACCAACGGCACCACTACGGACCAAAAAGGATTTTATACGCTGGATGTCCCCGTCGGTACTACCCGACTGATCTTCAACCTGATCGGTTACCAACGGCAGGAAATCACCCTGGGCAAACGGCAAACGATCGACGTAACACTGATTCCCGATACCCATACCCTGAGCGAAGTCGTTGTAACGGGTTATTCGACCCAGTCCAAACGAAGTGTTGTGGGCAGCGTAGCGACATTTGGCCCTCAACCCCGCTATTACCGGCCCCAGACGAACCCCGCCACCGAAAGCTATGAGGCAACGAAGGAAACCGGTTTTCAGGATGTTCACCACCAGCCCCTCACAACCTTCTCCGCCGACGTAGACCGGGCTTCCTACAGCAACATCCGTCGGCTGCTCAACACCGGACAGCGCCCGCCCAAAGATGCCGTCCGGCTGGAAGAGATGATTAATTATTTCAACTACCAATACCCACAGCCAACCGGCGAAGCGCCCATGTCCATCACCACCGAGCTGACCGAATCTCCCTGGAATACGGGCCTGCAACTGCTGCGGGTCGGGCTGCAGGCCCGTCGCATCAACAACGACAGGCTCCCTCCGTCGAATCTGGTTTTCCTGCTGGACGTATCGGGATCGATGAACGACGCCAATAAACTCCCTCTCGTACAGGCCTCCCTGAATCTACTGGTCGATCAGCTCCGTCCCACCGACCGGGTGGCCCTTGTCGTTTACGCGGGAGCGGCCGGGCTGGTGCTGCCGCCCACGCCGGGCGATCAACCGCAACGGATCAAAGATGCCATCAACCAGCTCCGGGCGGGCGGCTCCACGGCCGGCGGAGCGGGTATCACCCTGGCCTATCAGGTCGCCAGGGATAACTTCATAAGCAACGGAAACAACCGGGTTATTCTGGCAACCGACGGTGATTTCAACGTCGGCGTTGCGGATACCGGCGAGCTGCAACGGTTGATCGAGGACGAACGTAAAACAGGTATTTTCCTGAGTGTATTGGGCTTTGGCATGGGTAATCTGAAAGATGCGAGGCTGGAAACGCTGGCCGACAAAGGCAATGGCAACTATGCCTACATCGATAATCTGCCGGAAGCCCGCAAGGTGTTCATCAATGAATTTGGCGGTACGCTGTTTACGGTGGCCAAAGACGTTAAATTACAACTGGAGTTTAACCCCGCTCACGTACAGGCTTATCGGCTGCTGGGGTACGAAAATCGCCGGTTAGCTAACGAAGATTTCAAAAACGATCAGAAAGACGCGGGCGATCTGGGGGCAGGTCACAGCGTAACGGCCCTTTACGAGCTGATTCCGACCAGCGCGAAAAGCCCGTATCTCGCCCGACCCGACTCGTTAAAATACCAGCAGCCCGTTGCGACTACGGCCGCTGTTCGATCGGGCGAACTGGTAACGCTGAAGGTCCGTTATAAGCAGCCCGCCGATTCGGTTAGTCAGGAGCTTCAGCACGTGGTTAAAACCCAGGCAATCCCGTTCAGTGAAGCAACGCCTGATTTCCGGTTTGCGGCTGCCGTCGCTGAATTTGGCCTGCTGCTCGGCGAGTCCGCCTATAAAGGATCGGCCCGGTATGGGCAGGTCGTTAAACTGGCAAAAGGGGCGCTCACGAACGATTCGGAAGGGTATCGCAGCGAGTTTGTGCGCCTGGTCAAAACAGCATCCGGGCTGGTATCGTCAGGCGAGGTGGTTGACGAAGAAGGCAACTGATGAGTTGGGTTGTCATTCTGACATTTGTGCAACCCACCCAAACACGGAAAGGCAACTCTAACCAACAGATAGCACAAGTCAATGATACGTATTGAGCCGGGTAAGATGGCTAGCTGATAATGCCTGAACAAAAGCCGGTAGGGCTGGTTTGGAAAAATTGTACCGGGTTCGACACCCGACTAAATATCGATACGGAATGACATACGTTGCCGCCGACTTTTTGCCCTTACCCTATAATCCCTCCTATGAGCAGCCGGAACCGGACGAAGCCCAGACCATCCGGGAGATCATCGACACCATGGCGGAGATCCAGCAGAAAACCTACCAATCGCAGGGACACGCCATCCGGAGTGTGCACGCCAAAGGCCACGCGCTCCTGAAGGGAGAGTTTCAGGTGTTTGATAACCTGCCCGCCTACCTGGCGCAGGGACTGTTTGCCAAACCCGGCACCTACCCCATCGTCGCCCGTATCTCCACGCAGCCGGGCGACGTACTGCCCGACAGCGTTTCAACGCCCCGTGGCATTTCCATCAAGGTGTCGGGGGTGGCAGGCGAGCACCTGCCCGGCGCCGATGAACTGGACACGCAGGATTTCATCGTGGTAAACAGCCCCGTGTTTCCCCAGAAGCTAAAGGATTTCCTGAGCGGCCTGAAACGGTTTGACGCGCTGACCAATAAGGCGGAGGGCTTCAAGGAAGGGCTCTCCAAGGTACTGCGTACCGCTGGTGAAGTGGTCGAAAATCTGGGTGGCTCCGATGCTGGCATCATGCCCGGTATGGGCGGGCAGTTGGCTACGCATCCCATGGGCGACAGATACTATTCGCAGGTGGCTTATCTGTACGGCGATTACATGGCGAAGTTCTCGCTGACGCCGGTATCCCCCAACCTGACCGCTCTGAAAGACCAGTCCATCGATATTGACAGCGACGATAACGCCCTGCGTCATCTGCTGCAGGATTTTTTTGCCACCAACGGCGGGGAATGGGAGTTCGGCGTACAGCTCTCGACCGATATTGAGAAGATGCCCATAGAGGATGCGTCGGTCGAATGGTCGGAGGACGAGAGCCCGTATATCATCGTCGGGAAGCTGACGATTGCTCCCCAGGACTCCTGGACCGACGAACGGGTTGCCGTAGTGGATGATAAAATGTCTTTCAGCCCCTGGCACGGGCTGGCGGCCCATCGTCCGTTAGGGGTCATTCAGCGGGCGCGCCGGGCCTCTTACCAGGCATCGGCTGATTTCCGCCGGGGCCTGTACGGGAAAACGTCGAACCCGGATGACGTGAAATAACAGGTTCCTAATACCGAAATGAGCACCAGACCGCTGCCCGCCGATCCTGCCGGGCAGCGGTCTGGCATTTCAGGCCGGGCAGACGAGAGCTGGGCCCGTAACCACGACCAACACCGTCCTTCGGACGGATGTCCCAACTGCGGTTTCAGGTCCAACTTGCTGGTCTGGTTGTCCGCTCGGCGATTTTCATGCGGAAACAGCTGCGGATTGCCAGCGCTCATTGCCCTGACTATCCAAAATTTACCGCCCCGCGCAGCAGGTTACCCGGGTAGCGGCTTTCCGGATAAACGTTTCATCCTGAACTATCCCAGGCCCATCCGGTGTTCTTCCATTCACACAGCCGCCTTCCACCCGACCGGCAAATCGTTTACTGTTCCATGAAATCGACACATACTGACTGGCCAATAGACACCTTTGTGTGAGGGCCCTGTTTTCAGTAATTCGCTGTCCGGACGTTTACCCACTACGGATTAACCTGTTTCATTTTCACAATTTCCTCTGACAATTCTATCATGACACACGTACTGGCTTTCTGGCAGCTGATGACCGCAGGCATAACGCGGCTTCGCTCAGAAACCACCCTGCTGGTAACATTCCTGTTGGTACTGTCGCGGACGGCCCCGTTCGCCCAGGCACAGTCGGCGCCCGGTCCTTTTCCGGTGCCGCAAAACATTCCGAACCAGCTATTTTACCTGCAGCGCGATCCGAATACAAACACCATTATCTGCGCCTTGAACGTGAAAGACGGGAAACTGGTCACGAGCGATCCGGTGCACGTATACTGGATCCGGTACGCCGAAGACAGACAGCCCGAAGAGCTGAACTACATTCAGAAAACCTTTGCCTACGGCATCAAATCCCGGCCGCTGGGTAACGGCCAGTACGAGCTGAACTTTGTCTCCTACAAGAAGCTGCCGCTACGTCTGGCCCGCTCCGAGCGCGACAATGCCTATTACGTGTTCGCTAACGTAAACCAGAAGAAGATACAGATCAGACGGCTCTATCTTCGGATTGAAGGCGGCACCATGTGGATTCCTAATGTGAAATACCTTCAGTTGGAGGGGATTAATACGGCCACGGGCGAAAACGTCATTGAGCGTATCCCGATTTCGGTGCCGAAGGCCGATACGTCGGCTTAAGGCACCTGGCAAAAACAGCAAAGCCGTCCGGAGTCATACCGGACGGCTTTGCTGTTTTATCAACGTTCTATTTCCCGGCGATGCGGTACAACCGTCCCTGATCAGTGATGGCGTACAGCGCGCCGTCTTTGCCCTGGGTAATGTCCCGGAAACGCTGCGTTTCATCGGCCAGCAGTCGTTCTTCACCCACGACCTTGTTGTTTTCGATTACCAGCCGGGCAATGTGCAGCCCGCTGAGCGTACCGACGAAGAGGTTGTTTTTCCACTCGGGCATGAGGTCACCGGTGTAGAACGTCATCCCGCTGGGTGATACCGACGGGTCCCAGTAGTAAATCGGCTGTTCGAGTCCGTCCTTCTGCTGAATGCCTTCGCCTACTTTCTCCCCGCTGTATTCGATGCCATACGTAATGGTGGGCCAGCCATAGTTTTTGCCGGCCTCGATCCGGTTGATCTCGTCACCTCCGCGGGGACCAAATTCACCTTCCCACAGATCGCCCGTGACGGGGTTGATGGCCAGGCTCTGTACGTTACGGTGACCGTAGGAGTACAGCTCCGGGCGGGCGTCAGCTTTACCGATAAATGGGTTGCCCGTTACAGGTTTGCCGTCGGTCGTGATCCGGATTACCTTGCCCAGGCCCGAGTTGATCGACTGCGCCTGCGGCCGGGTCACTTTATCCGAGCGCTCACCGGTGCTGATGAACAGATTCCCCTGCTTATCGAACAGAATACGGCCGCCATAGTGCAGGTTCCCTTTGTAGCCCGGGGTGGCCCGGTAAATAACGGTAGCGCCTTCGATCTTCTTTTCATCGGCCGACAGTTTCCCTTTGGCTACTGCCGTCAGATTACCGCCTGAGGTGGCTTCCGAGAAGACCCAGTACACCATTCTGCTTTTCTCGAAATCAGGGGCGGTCCGGATTCCCAGCAATCCCCCCTGCCCCGACGAATTCACGGCCGGGATGCCGGTGATGGGTTCGCTTACCTTACCATCCGTCGTAGCGATCCGCATCGCTCCTTCGCGTTCAGTGATGAGAAAACGGCCGTCGGGCAGGCTGGTAATCCCCCAGGGAAATTTGAGCGCTTCGGTCAGCACTTTGCCTTCGTATCCCGCCTTGGTTTTAACGCTGGCGACCCGCGTCTGTCCCGCGAAGGCCGGTTTATAGGCGGAGTTGGGTTCTTTGGTTTCCACCTGCGCAAGGGCACCGGTCTGAGCCGTTAGTGCCAGCGTCGAGATAGCCGCCAGTACAATAAGTCGATTAGTCATGGTTAGCAAACGATTTGAGTTATAAATGTAGCACGGTTTCGATTAGCAGGCGGTTCTGTCTCGCTGTCATCCGCGTAAAATGGCGTCAATCGTCGTGATCTCGTCGGCCGAGAACGTCAGATTGTCGAGGCAACGGAGCGAATCGGTGATCTGCTGGGGCTTACTGGCCCCCAGCAGGACAGACGTAATGCGGTCGTCTTTCAGAATCCAGGACAAAGCCATCTGCGCCAGGTCCTGCCCGCGCGACTGCGCTACGTCATTGAGCTTGATCGCTTTCGCAATCTTTTCGTCGGTAATCTGATCGCCTTCCAGCGCCCCATTTCCCCGGTGACTGGCCGCCCGGGAATCGGCTGGAATTCCTTTCAGGTACTTGTTGGTCAGCAACCCCTGCTCCAGTGGTGAGAACGGATACAGCCCACGCCCTGCTGACCGAGCACGTCCAGTAGCCCACCTTCTACCCACCGGTCGAACAGCGAATAGCGGGGCTGGTGAATCAGGCAGGGCGTGCCGAGCTGCTTCAGCAGATCAACCGCTTTTTCCGTTTCGGCAGCGCTGTAGCTGGAGATACCCACGTAGAGGGCTTTCCCCTGCCGAACGATCAGGTCCAACGCCGACATGGTTTCTTCCAGTGGGGTGTGCGGGTCGGGGCGATGGTGGTAGTAAATATCGACGTAATCTAGGCCCATCCGTTTCAGACTCTGGTCCAGACTGGCGACCAGGTACTTTTTCGAGCCCCAGTTACCGTACGGGCCGTCCCACATGGGCCACCCGGCTTTGGTTGAAATGATCAGCTCGTCTCGGTAGGGAGCAAAATCTTCGTTAATCAGCTGCCCAAAGGTTTCCTCGGCCGAGCCCGGCGGAGGGCCGTAGTTATTGGCCAGGTCGAAGTGGGTAATACCGTGGTCGAACGCCGTCCGTAACATGGTGCGGGCATTTTCCAGACTGTCAATTTTACCGAAGTTATGCCACAGTCCCAGTGAAATGGCGGGCAGCAACA encodes:
- a CDS encoding vWA domain-containing protein; this encodes MKNVVAGWVFLTLLGLVARANAQPSQVRTISGTVTEETTQTPLPGVVVVIKGTTNGTTTDQKGFYTLDVPVGTTRLIFNLIGYQRQEITLGKRQTIDVTLIPDTHTLSEVVVTGYSTQSKRSVVGSVATFGPQPRYYRPQTNPATESYEATKETGFQDVHHQPLTTFSADVDRASYSNIRRLLNTGQRPPKDAVRLEEMINYFNYQYPQPTGEAPMSITTELTESPWNTGLQLLRVGLQARRINNDRLPPSNLVFLLDVSGSMNDANKLPLVQASLNLLVDQLRPTDRVALVVYAGAAGLVLPPTPGDQPQRIKDAINQLRAGGSTAGGAGITLAYQVARDNFISNGNNRVILATDGDFNVGVADTGELQRLIEDERKTGIFLSVLGFGMGNLKDARLETLADKGNGNYAYIDNLPEARKVFINEFGGTLFTVAKDVKLQLEFNPAHVQAYRLLGYENRRLANEDFKNDQKDAGDLGAGHSVTALYELIPTSAKSPYLARPDSLKYQQPVATTAAVRSGELVTLKVRYKQPADSVSQELQHVVKTQAIPFSEATPDFRFAAAVAEFGLLLGESAYKGSARYGQVVKLAKGALTNDSEGYRSEFVRLVKTASGLVSSGEVVDEEGN
- a CDS encoding catalase family protein, translated to MTYVAADFLPLPYNPSYEQPEPDEAQTIREIIDTMAEIQQKTYQSQGHAIRSVHAKGHALLKGEFQVFDNLPAYLAQGLFAKPGTYPIVARISTQPGDVLPDSVSTPRGISIKVSGVAGEHLPGADELDTQDFIVVNSPVFPQKLKDFLSGLKRFDALTNKAEGFKEGLSKVLRTAGEVVENLGGSDAGIMPGMGGQLATHPMGDRYYSQVAYLYGDYMAKFSLTPVSPNLTALKDQSIDIDSDDNALRHLLQDFFATNGGEWEFGVQLSTDIEKMPIEDASVEWSEDESPYIIVGKLTIAPQDSWTDERVAVVDDKMSFSPWHGLAAHRPLGVIQRARRASYQASADFRRGLYGKTSNPDDVK
- a CDS encoding DUF4833 domain-containing protein; translated protein: MTHVLAFWQLMTAGITRLRSETTLLVTFLLVLSRTAPFAQAQSAPGPFPVPQNIPNQLFYLQRDPNTNTIICALNVKDGKLVTSDPVHVYWIRYAEDRQPEELNYIQKTFAYGIKSRPLGNGQYELNFVSYKKLPLRLARSERDNAYYVFANVNQKKIQIRRLYLRIEGGTMWIPNVKYLQLEGINTATGENVIERIPISVPKADTSA
- a CDS encoding PQQ-dependent sugar dehydrogenase; the protein is MTNRLIVLAAISTLALTAQTGALAQVETKEPNSAYKPAFAGQTRVASVKTKAGYEGKVLTEALKFPWGITSLPDGRFLITEREGAMRIATTDGKVSEPITGIPAVNSSGQGGLLGIRTAPDFEKSRMVYWVFSEATSGGNLTAVAKGKLSADEKKIEGATVIYRATPGYKGNLHYGGRILFDKQGNLFISTGERSDKVTRPQAQSINSGLGKVIRITTDGKPVTGNPFIGKADARPELYSYGHRNVQSLAINPVTGDLWEGEFGPRGGDEINRIEAGKNYGWPTITYGIEYSGEKVGEGIQQKDGLEQPIYYWDPSVSPSGMTFYTGDLMPEWKNNLFVGTLSGLHIARLVIENNKVVGEERLLADETQRFRDITQGKDGALYAITDQGRLYRIAGK